The nucleotide window GCTGCTTCCTTTTGGAGAGTATCGCCGGATAAAAGTTAAACTTTTTATAGAGGTTCAGCGCTGCGGTATTGTCGTAATCTGTCATCAGGAACTGAATATTGTGCCCTTTGCTCTCGGATATTTTAATGCACTCCTCTACGAGCTTTGTCCCAACGCCTTTTCCCTGGTATTCTGGATGCACCACCAGATTGACGATCTCCGCATAGGGCGGAAAGGCCGTATCAAGGGTCACCTTCCCAACGACCCTGCCGTCGAACAGTGCTACCAGAACTTTTGAATACTTCTCCATGCTTTTCCAGATGTCTACAAGCTTTGGACTGAACTTCCAGCCTAATGTGTCGTAAAGCTCCTCAACGCCATCCGCAAACTCCTCCTTAAACTCAAGGACTTTGAGCTTCATGTGCACCACCAGTTTGATTTTTGAATATCTACTTTTAATGTAGCAGATTTAAAGAGTTGGCATTTTGAGGTCTGTATTCTCTGGAGAGGGATGTTCTGAATGTCCCATTCCCATCGCAACGTTTTAAATTTTTATTCATTGGTGGTAAACGGGCGGTACTGATGAAAAGGAAAGACTTCCTAAAGCTCGCCGCACTCTTGCTGGCCGTCGGTTTTATTACCTCCACCTACGCGTGGTGGGAGTGCAGAAATAATGAAAGGGCCCTTCTTGTGATGGTTTATAGTGATGGTCTGAAGGACGCAAGGGGGCTGTCTGATGCAGGAGTTACTTTCGAGTACCTGCTGAAGGAGAACGCCTCAGACAACCTTATTCTAACCTACGCTCACACCTACTCTGTTAGGGCCGAGCATTTAAAAGACACCGTTGGTGCCCTTTACGCCGTTACTAAAGACGAGAAGTTCTACCCGGCTTTTTCGGCGATGTCTAACGTTCACCTCTTTTTCCAGATCCTCAGCTTCAGCAACTCAACCGAGAGGAGCGCCCTCATCGAGAACAACCTGGAGACGCTCAGGGAGCTTGATGCCCTTTTTAAGGCACTAGCCACCTATCAATACCCAGATGATTTGCCTAAGGAGCTTACGGAGGAATTATTTAAAAAATCTGAGGAGCTGTTGGAACCATGAGGGTAGTCCTAATCCCAATGCGCGTTGAGGACGGAAACTTTGAGAGCAACTGGGAGGAATTCAAAAGGCGTTTTGACGAGGCCTTGGAATACAGCCCCGACTTTCTCGTTTTTCCTGAATACTGCCTTACCGGCTTTGAGGAGTGGGACTTTTTCGGGGCGGAGCTTTACGATGAGATTCTCAGGAGGGTGAGTGGGCTCGCGAGGGAGAACGGCGTTTATGTGGTCTTTGGCTTGCTTGAGCCCTACAAGCACTGTGTTTACAACTCGGCCCTGCTCATCGGGCGGAACGGCGAAGTCCTACTCAAGCACCGCAAGTTCCAGGAACCCTACAAGTTCTGCACGGGCAACACAGTGAAAACTGCCAAGACCGAGTTCGGCAAAGTTTCTATTATCATCTGCGGCGACCTCTACAACAAGCGCATAGCCAAGTGGGTAAGGCGGAAGAAGCCCGACTTTCTCTTCGTGCCCATGGAGTATTCGCCCGAATACGGGGAGCCCAATGAGGAGGACATCGAGGCCATGTCGGAGCGGGTTAGGCTCCTCGGGGTTAGAACGTTCATCGTAAACAGTTATCCTCCGGGCGGTGCGTGGGTATTCGGAAATAATGGTACCCTTGTGGCCCAGAGCGTTGGGGACACGCCCTTAATTTTTAATCTCGTTTAGCACTTTGCTTTTTGTATGCCACAGTGCCCTGCGTGTTTCCTTTGTCTAGAGTGATAAAAATAAAGTCAAGCGAGGAGTATTACAAAACTTAAGATGAAAGCCACAAAATAAAGTCCAAATGCTTTTAACATCGTTCCCTTTTCTTCGGGATAAAATCCTGCAATAGTGGTTTTGTAGAGAAACCAGCCAATGTACGCTAAAAGACCAGCAACAAAAACCAACGCTGCAAGTGTGGTAGTAACATCATTCCTCGGCCCTGCAGTGATTATTGTCTTCGTTATAATGGCTCCAATCGGGGGGAGAATGGCAAGCTTATACGCAATGTTCACTCTCGTCCCCTCCAATTGGACTAGTGGACTATATTTGCTATTTATCCTCTATGACTTATAAAATTTTCCCAAATTGCGGAGAAATATTTTAAATAAGTCAAAACTTTTAGGGGAGTATATGGACCCAAAAGTATTTATAATGTAAAGCTATACCCCACCATTAGGGTGGGCTGGATGGCTGAATTAAAATTCTGCCCGAACTGCGGCCATCCTGTGGAGCCGGGCGACAAATACTGTGCCAACTGTGGCTACCATCTGGAGGAAGCTATTACACGAAGGGAAATCACTGAAACTCCAGGTGAAGAATATGTTATAGGTGGCATTTCGAGCGGTGATCTCCGGAGGGGGCTTCTTGCAGGTTACAGCCTGTACGTCACCAACATGAGGGTCGTTGGGGTCAAAAGCAAGAAAGCGGCTCTTCTGGATTTTGTAAAAAGTGGGGGTTTAGGTGCAATTCCTGCCACTGTGGCGGAGATCAAAAAGGATCCAAACAGAGAAAAGCTTCTCAGAGAACTTGAGAAGGCCAAGAAAGACTTTGAGCTCTATAAAGACAACATAGTGAGCATTGAGATTAAGAAACCTGGCTTCATAAAAGCGGGACACATAATTTTCAGGACAAGATCAGGGGAGGAAGTGAAAATTCAGCTTCTCTCATCGCTTGGGGACAGAGAATACAAGTACTTGGTAGAGCTGTTAAAGCACTTTAAACCCGAATCATTGCTCCTAGCCTAAGGGTTGACCCACGTCCCGGAGGAAGTCACCATGGGGGGCTTCTTCAAGAGGGAAGAGGTTGTTGGAAAACTCGTGATTACACCCAGGGCGGAGGTTATTGGCAAAGTTACAGACATAGCTATAGGTTTAGACGGAAGAGTGGGGCTGAACGTTAGGACGAAGTCGGGAGAGGAAATTATAGTAACATTGGACGAGGTAGATGCCATAGAAGATGTCATCTTACTTAAACTGAAAAAAGAGGGGGAAGTGGATGTTGCAAAAACCAAAGGTAAGATATGCCCGAACTGTGGAAAGTTGAACAGAGAGACTGCGAAGTTCTGCACGAACTGTGGATACCCGCTGGAACCAGAATCTGTGGAATCAACAGCGGGAGTTCAGGATGGACTCGTGGGAATTCTTTGTGAGATAGAGCTCAGTGGCATTTCTACTGATTTAAAAACGTTTACCACGAATAAGGACTCAATAAAACTGGGTAGAAAGTCCCTTAAGGATGCTCTGGCAATTTTTGATCGGTTGCCGAAAGCGTATCCCAAAGGCTACGAAAAGAAAGTTAAGAAGCAGAAGGCCCTTCCACTGAGCCTGACTATTGATAGAGATGAGGGGACGCTTTTCATAACACTCCAGTTTGACGGGACGTACTACGTGGAGGTCGGTGTAAGGGCCTTGGGGGAGGCGATAGCAGTAGCCCCTGAGGCAAGAACCGATGAGGTCAGAGAACTGATACACCGCTTTTATTCCGATCCGTCCTTTTTCAAAGAGGTTGAGGAAATGATAGCCGAAGCCAAAAGGGAGCAGGAGAAAGAGCGCGAAAAAAATGCGCGTTCTGGCCGAGACCTCATACTATGAGGAGGGGGACAGATACCACCTGTGCGTGACGAGGGAAGGCGTAGTCGACACTCGCTCGACTCTTGACTACGAGCACATTATCTGGGGCATGAGGGCTTTCTACCCTTTCAAGGACATCGAGCACATTGTGTTAAAAAAGGGCTTCTTAGGGGCCGACATGGAGATAAGGTACTTTGATAATAAGGGTAAAGTCCGCAAGATTAAGTACTCCATAGAAAAGGGGGACTACGAGGACATCAAAAACGTGCTCCTCCAGCTTGTCCCTAAGAAGGTAATGGTGAAGTAGCTGCCTAAAAGAAAAGGGTAAATACCCCTTTCCCCAAATTTTTCTGGTGGTCTTGTGGAGCTCTACGACGTTAACGAGTTCTGGAAGTTTGACATGCGCGTCGGCCTCGTGAAGAGGGCCGAAAGAATAAAGCGGACACGGAAGCTCATCAAGCTGGAAGTTGACTTCGGGAACGAGGAGCGGACGATAATAACGGGCATAGCCGACCAGTATTCGCCGGAGGAGCTTGAGGGGAGGAAGTTCGTCTTCGTTCTCAACCTCAAGCCGAAGAAGCTGAGCGGTGTTGAGAGCCGGGGAATGCTCCTCCTTGCGGAGAGCGAAGATGGGAGGGTTTACCTCCTCCCGATTCCGGAAGGGGTACCTGTCGGAACGAGGGTGTGGTGAATGCTCTTCGGAATTTCGGGATCTAACACCCCAAACCTTTTGCTCTTGGGAATCAGGTGGGACGGCTCTTCCTCCTACCGAAAGGGCGCGAGGGAAGGGCCGGGAGCCATAAGGGAGGCCACCTCCGGGGAGCTCTACAACAGCTACACAGAGAACCTCGTCAACCTTGCGGAGAAGTGGAGGTACAGAGACCTCGGCGACGTGGATGGGGAATCCTTCGCGGAGGTTCTTAAGAAGGTGAGGAAGCTCGTGGGGGAGAACTACAGCGGTGGGAGGTTTCTCTTCCTCGGCGGCGACCACTCCATAACCTACGCCACCTTTAGAGCCCTCAGGGAGGCGAGCGGTGAAGAGTTTGGACTGATATACTTCGATGCCCACCCCGACCTCTATCCTCATTATGAGGGCGACCCCTACTCCCACGCCTGTCCAGTGAGGCGCCTCGTGGAGGAAGGGTGGGTTAAGGGCGAAAACGTTGTGCAGGTGGGGATAAGGGCTCCAACTACTGAACAGCTCGACTTCGCTAGGAGGGAAGGAATAAGGATTTACTCCGCCTCAGACGTGTGGAGAGGGATTGAGGTGGAGGTGCCCTTCGAGAGGGCTTACCTCTCCTTCGACCTCGACGTACTCGATCCAGCATTCGCCCCTGGCGTTGGAAACCCGGAGCCCGGCGGACTGAGCACGAGGGAGCTCGTGGAAATAATAAAAAGCATTGACGTCGAGGTTGTAGCCTTCGACGTGGTCGAGCTCAACCCGCACTATGACGTGAGCAACGTAACGGCCTTCGCCGCGGCGAAGATAATCAGAGAGGTTCTCGGGAGGTGAGAGGATGTGGCGTCACGCGGTTTTCGTGGATGAGAACGTTGCCTTCTCAAGACGGCCCAGAGAAAAGGAGATCACCGAAATTTCAAAGGATTTCAACGCGGTAGTTGTCCTTTTGGAGGAGGACGAGTTCCCTTACCCTCTCGAGGAATGGGAGGAAAGGGGTGTTGATGTTTTGCACAGCCCCATCCCGGACTTTACTGCTCCCTCCATTGAGCAACTCCTCGAAATCCTTCGGTGGATAGACGAGCGCACCGGGGAAGGAAAAAGGGTTCTAATTCACTGCTGGGGCGGCCTGGGAAGGAGTGGCACGGTAGCAACTGCTTGGCTCATGTACTCCCAGAGGCTTTCTCTTCGCGAGGCACTTAGGGAGGTCAGAAAAAAGAGGCCCGGCGCCGTTGAGACGCGGGAGCAGATGGAAGTTTTGGAAGAGCTTGAAAATGTTTTGAGGGGATGGTAAAATGCTGAAGTGCACGTCCTGTGGAAGGGAGTACTCCATGAGAAAACCCCACCAGAGGTGCGAATGTGGGGAACCGCTTGAATTCGAGCTGATGAAGGGCCTTCCGGGAATAGGAAGGCGGGTTTGGGAGCGATTCTCGGAGTTCTTCCCCTTTGAGCTTGAGCCGGAGCTGAGCCTCGGTGAGGGGGATACGCCGCTTGTGAAGTCAAAGCTCTCCGGGGAGCTTGGAGTGAGGCTCTACCTCAAAAACGAGACCTTAAACCCCACGTGGAGCTTCAAGGACAGGGGTACCTACGTAGGAATTCACAGGGCGCTCCAGCTCGGCTTTAAAAGAATAGGCACGGTCTCGACGGGCAACATGGCGGCGAGTGTGGCGGCCTACGGCGCCAGGGCGGGATTAAAAACGTACCTCCTTGTTTCATCCACCATAGCAGAGGAGAAGCTCAAGGCCTTAGCCCCCTACGGAGCTAAGGTCATCAAGGTTCGCGGCGATTACGGCGAGCTCTACCGCAGGAGCCTCGAACTCGGGAGGGAGAGGGGAATATACTTCATCAACTCCGACGACCCCTTCCGCGTTGAGGGCTACAAGAGCATAAGCTTTGAAATTGTTGAGGAGCTCACACCAGACTATGTCATCATCCCGACGAGCTCTGGAGGACTCTTCAGGGGAATAGTGAAGGGATTTAGGGAGCTCGCGGAGAGCGGTTTGATAGATGCCCTTCCACGTTTCGTGGTGGTGCAGGCGGAGGGATGCTCCCCTATATGCAGGGCCTTCGAGAGTGGAGCGGAGAGAATAGAGCGCTTTGAGAACCCAAGAACCATGGCCCATGCCATAGAGAACCCCCATCCCCCGAGCGGAAACGCCGTCCTGAGGCTCCTGAGGGAGCTGGACGGCCTCTGCGTGAGCGTGAAAGATGAGGAGATACTCGAGGCCCAGAGGGAGCTCGGAAGGGAGGGCCTGTTCGTCCAACCCGCCTCCGCCACGGTCGTGGCTGCCCTAAGAAAGCTCGTGGAAAGTGGAGTGGTTGAGGAGGGCTCCAGAGTGCTCGGGATACTCACGGGCTCGGGCCTCAAGGTGCTCCCCCGGGAGAAGGCATTTGGGGAGGAGGTGGACATCAAAGACCTCCTGAGAAGGGCTGATTTATGGTGATGAACTCCCTCTGGAGCAGGTGAAGTGTTTTTTCGTCAAGGGCTCTCTCGTCAACATAGACCACCATTAGTTTTTTCTCCCTTATCACCCTGTCTTTCAAATCCATGAGGAACCTTACTGTGGTCTCGGGGCCGTTTTCCACGATGGAGTACTCGACGGCGTCAATGAAGACCGCATCGTAACCGGAGTGGATGTGGGACGTGATTATATCGAGCAGTATGCCGAGTTTGGTGGGTGAGATTGCCGTAACGCTTTCTTCCTCTCCCTCCTTTGCCCTCGTGAGCCAGAAAACTCTTCCATTGTTTATCTTGGCCTTCGTTCGGGTTATCAAAAGCACGTTTTTCGATCCCTTCAGGAGCCTCTCAAACAGCTTTCTGCTGGTTACCAGGAAAGCACCGCTTATTATCAGCTCTGAAGGGGTCGCCCTTCCCAAAAACTGGGTTCCAAAGAGGCCCGTGGCCAGAAGAATCTTACCCGCCGTTTCAAGAACGTAGATATTTTCCATCGCCCCGAGATCCTTGAGGTAGAGGAGCTTCAGAAGTGAAGAGAGACCGAAAAGAAACGCCCCCCCTGCCAGGGTCAGCGAGTATTTCCTTTCTGTACGGCGGGGGAAGAATACGGTGAGACCCAGGAAGAAGAGGCCCGCCACCTTGGCTATGACGGCAACTTCGTATGGACGGAGGGGAGGAAGGATCTGGGCCACTGCAAGCGCCATTAGGGCCATCTCGAGAAGGTAGAAGAGGATAACCACCGCGTATCCCATAAAGAGCCACTGGGGATATCTAATCTCCATCACGCTACGGTATATGAAAACGCTCTGTACAGCCACGAGGAGGGCCGCGAAGACGAGGAGAACGTTCAGATAGACGATTATGTACTGGGGAGGGAGTGGCACGTTCGGGAGTACGATAAGCTGGAAGTACGGGGGGTCAAGAAAGGGCACAAAGAGCTCGAATAGGAACGCGAGCGTAAGGTAGGAATACGCCGAATTCCTGCGGGACAGTGTGATGTAGGCGGTGGAGAGAAACAGGAAAACTGTGGCGGCAACGTTCACCAGGAGGTATCCAATCATAAGCGCCCTTTATTTAATAGGCTGCCGACGTTTATTAATCTTTCCGGGGGTGTCGAATTCCTGCCACAGCCGCGAAGTTTATTAACCCACCCGGCGAGGAACTTGCATGAAGCTCATACACGACCCTATTCACGGTCATATAGAGCTCGACGACTTCGCGCTCAAGCTGGTGGACACGCCTCAATTCCAGAGGCTCAGGCGAATAACCCAGCTTGGCCTCGCCTACCTCGCGTACCCCTCCGCCAGGCACACGCGTTTCGAGCACTCCCTCGGGACCTTCTACATAGCTAGGGTACTTGCCTCCCATAATGGAAGTATGGAGGAGGGGGTGGAGTACGCCGCCCTGCTCCACGACATAGGGCACTACCCTTTCTCGCATACGCTGGAGGCCATCTACCCGCGGCACGAGGACAACACGAGGCGTATTCTCGCGGAGGGCGAGATAAGGGACGTCATCGAGGAGCGCTACTCCCTTGGTGAGTTTTTGAAGCTCCTGAAGCACCCGGCGGTGAGCGGCGATATTGACGCCGACAGGATGGACTACCTAGTCCGCGATGCCTACTACACCGGGGTTGGCTACGGGGTGGTTGACCTCGAGAGGCTTATAAGAAACCTGATCTATGACGGCAGGAGTCTCCTGATAGGGCAAAAGGGAATTATGGCGGCTCAGTCCCTCCTTCTCGCGAGGAGCATGATGTACCCGACCGTCTACCAGCACCACGTCTCGAGGATAGCCAGCGCCATGCTCGTGAAGGCCGTTGAGCTCGAGGGCATCCCCTACGAGGAGATACGCTTTATGGACGAGGTGGACCTGATAGCGAGGCTCAGGGAAAGCGAGCGCGAGGAAGTGCGGGAGCTTGTGAGGGCTGTAGATGATAGGAAACTTTACAAGCGCGTCCTTTACTCTCGGGAGGAGCTTGGGAGGCTGGAGGAGCTGAGGGCACTCCTGGAGGACGAGTTCGGCCATCTGGCCCTCCTCGACTATCCGCCAAAGCCGAAGTTCGAGGAGAGAAACGCCCATGTGGAAGGGGGAGGTAGGCTCAGCGAAGTCTCACCCCTCGTGAGGGCCCTCGTCGAACTCAAGGACACCCACTGGCGCTGGGGTGTCTACGCGAGGGAGGACGTGGTTGAGAGGGTCAGGGAGTGCTTAGAGCTTTAACTTTATCCCTCCCCTTTCTATTGAGAAGGGAACGGTCCGGAGAACGTGATGCGTCCGGTTCATTCCGTAAACCCTGAGGTAGCGCTGGGGTTGCGGCTCTTCACTTATGCCCAACTCTATGACTCCATCGGCCATGGCACTTATGAGGGTCTCCACGGACTCGTTCTCTATCCCCCAGTTCATCTCAAGAATCCACACCTGCCTGCTTTTCCGGGCGAAGTCCCTTAGCGAGACGAGAAAGTCGTAAACAAGGGAGCGCCTCATACCCCTGAAGAGGGAGTTTACAGAGGACACGAAGCCGAGCATGTAAGGGGGGCTGTGGTCGAGCATCGCCCGGAGCGTCATCCCCTGAAGGGCCTGAATGAACGAGCCAACGTCGTAGGGATCCTCTATTACGGGCTCTGCACCGGGTTTTGAGTTCAGCCTGCGGGTGAAGATATCCACGAGGTATAGATGGCTTTTATAGGGCTGGAAATCAAAGCCAATCCCCCTCCAGTCTTCGAGTGTCTCCTCCGGTGATTGGTCCGCCGCGAGTCCTATGACGGGTATCCCCATTTTGACATGGTTGTACAGTGTCTGGCCCGTAAAAACGCTCTTTCCGGCCTTGGGGGCCCCCTTCAGAAGTACGATGCTCCCCAAGGGGATGCCACCCATGATAAGGTCATCAATGATTCCCGTTGGTACTCTGACGGGGGCTTCATGTTCCATAGGCCTCACTGGCGCAGGCTATATTTTCAGTGTTTTATAACCTTTTTGTCAGTAGTATTATTGTGTTTTGGAAAAGTTTACAACAATTTTGTAACGTTTGGTAGTTTCATGGTCATTAAATAGTTCGGCATGGTTGATTTGCGATTCTTTTCGACCACCATCTAAGCGAAAAGATTTTTATACTTTAGGAAGCACTATTCTATGCAGTAAACCGAGGTGGTGTGCATGCATGAACTCCTAGATTTCGCCGTTGAGAAGGCCCTCGAACTGGGGGCGGATTACGGGGAGGCGCGCTTCGAGGAGAAGAGCGGCACCTCTCTGGCAATGAAAAACGGAAACCCGGAGGGTCTTTCGGTAGAGGCGGAGAGGGGCATAGGTATTAGAGTTCTCGTGAACGGTGGCATGGGCTTCGCATCAACCAACGTTCTAACCAGGGAAAGCGTTGCCGAGGCCGTCAAGAAGGCCGTGAAGTTAGCTAAGGCCGCATCTAAAGTGAGGAACGAGCCGATACGCTTCAGCGAGGAGGACTTCCACGAAGTTTACTACGAGGTCAGGATGAGGAAGGACTTCCGCGACGTCTCCCCGGAGGAGAAGCTCGAACTCCTAAGGAAGATCGAAGAGGAGGTAAAAGCCACCGGCGTCAACGTGCCGATGCGCTATCTGATGTATTCTGACGAGGTGTGGCACAAGATCATCGTCAACAGCGAGGGGGCCCTGGTTGAGAGCGTTATCCCGCGCGTTTCCACCGTTTACAACCTCGTCGTCTTCGAGAACGGCCAGATGGAACAGGCCCCATTTGTTAAGAGGGCCTTCGCCGGCGGCCTTGAGCTGATCGAGAAGGACGAACCCTGGGAGTGGGCGGTCAAGGACGTGCAGGCCCTTAAGAAGTTGATCTACGAGGGACAAACACCGCCGGAGGGGAAGGTAGACCTCGTGATAAGCCCCGAAGTAGCGGGCATAGCCGTCCACGAGAGCGTTGGGCACCCCTACGAGGCCGACAGAATTTTCGGAAGGGAGGCGGCCCAGGCGGGGGAGAGCTTCGTGAAGCCCGACATGCTCGGCGAGAGAATTGGAAGTGAAGCCGTTACCGTCATCGAGGACCCAACACTCCCGAACAGCTGGGGCTTCTACCTCTACGACGACGAAGGAGTGAAGGCCCGCCCGAGGTACCTCATAAGGGACGGAATCATCACCGAGTTCCTCACCAACAGGGAGTACGCGGCGAAACTTGGCCAGCGCTCAAACGCGGCCGCGAGGGCAATCAACTACAACCGCGAGCCGATAGTCAGGATGGCGAACACGTATTTGGCTCCCGGCGATTATTCCTTCGAGGAGCTCATCGAGGACGTCAAGCTCGGCGTCTACATGGTGAGCTTCAACGAGTGGAACATAGACGACAGGCGCTACCAGCAGAGGTACATCGGCAGAGAAGCCTACCTCATCGAGAACGGTGAGATAAAGCACCCTGTTAGGAGGCCCATCCTCGAGATAACGACGAGAGCTTTGTGGAGCAGCGTTGATGCCGTTGGAAAGGAAGTCGAGTACTATCCGGGAACCTGCGGCAAGGGCGAGCCCGGACAAGGAGTCCCAGTCTGGATGGGCGGAGCGCACGCGAGACTGCGCGATATCCCGCTGAGGAGGCCGTGAGGTGGTGGAGATGTTTGACGTTAACGAACTCATCCTTAAGAAGGCGAAGGAACTCGGCTTTGGAGACGTTGTTGTCCTCGGCTACGAAAAGGACCGGAGACAGGTCCGCTTCGCCAACAACGAGATAACCGTCGCCAAAAACTGGCACGAGAGGAAGGTCGAGCTCTTTGTGGAGCTTGAGAAGAGGGTCGCCGGAACGACGATAACCGAGCTGAGCGAGGAGAACATCGAGAAGACCCTCAAAACGCTCCTCTCGAACATGAAGGGCATGGCCCCGAAGGAGGACTACTACGGCATAGCTGAGGGCCCCTTCGAGTACAGAGACATCCCTGAGACGTTCGACAAGGCGATAGTTGAGCTCGATGAGCCGAACGAGTACGTCGAGAGGGCCATAAACGCGGCCCTTGAGGAGGGTGCCAAGAGGGTAGCTGGAGTGCTCTACACCGACCACGACAAAATATACCTCACAACGAGCAACGGAGTGGAAGCTTTCGACGAGGGAACGGGGATAGAGATAAGCGTCAGGGCATTCATCGGCGACCTCGAGAGCGGCCACGGGACGAACTCCGTAAGAGTCCTCAAGAAGTTCGACCCAGAATCAGCTGGGCGAAAAGCGGGAGAGATTGCCAAGCTTGCCCAGAGCCCGGAGCAGGGGCCGGAGGGGAAGTTCGACGTTATCTTCGACCCGCTGGCCTTCGCCAACCTTCTCAGCTACATGAGCTTCATGACGTCCGCCTATGCCGCCGAAGCTGGTTTCTCCTTCCTCGTCAACAAACTCGGCCAGAAGGTCGCGAACGAGATAGTAACGATAAAGGACGTCGGCAACATGCCGAACGGCTACGGCACGAGGAAGTTCGACGACGAAGGCGTGCCGACGAGGGAAACGACCATAATCGAGAACGGAACGTTCAAGACCTTCCTCCTGAACACGAGCATGGCGAGAAAGTACAAGGTCGAGACGACAGCCAACGCCGGGCTGATAATGCCGCAAGCCTGGAACATCGTCCTTGAGCCGGGCGACTACTCAAAGGAGGAGCTGTTCAGCGAGGTCAAGCACGGCATCTACATAACCAACGTCTGGTACACACGCTTCCAGAACTACGTGACGGGGGATTTCTCAACGATACCGAGGGACGGCATATTCCTCGTGGAGAACGGCGAGCTGAGGCCGATAAGGAACATCCGTGTAAGCGACAACCTCCAGCACATACTGGAGAGCATAGCTGCACTCGGAAAAGAGTCTCACCACATCCACTGGTGGGAGGTTCAAACACCTGTCTCAACACCCTACGTTCTGGTCAAGGACGTCGGGATAACGAGGGCGACGAAGTGAAGCCCTTTCGGGCTCCCTCCACTTTTTTAACTCTATGAAGGATTAAAGGGAGGTATTCCCCTAAGTTATGCTGGAGATCATAGGGTATCTCCATGGAACCCGTTTTCCTTAATCATCCACTTGAGGCAAGTAACAGGCATAACAAACTGGAAGGCCGAGAAAACGCTTAAAACTTCTTTCACGTTTACCAAGAGTGGGGTGGAAAAATGGAGGCCATTGAAAACTCCCGCTTGAATAAGTTTCACTACAAGCTTTTAGCGATCCTCGGAACCGTGTGGGCCTTCATAGCGGTCAACACCATAGCGGCGAGCTTCGTTATTGCTCTGCTCAAGAAGGAGCCGGCATTCCGGGGAAGCCTGACGAAGCTTGGCTCCCTCGGCTCGGCGGCGCTGTTCGGCATGCTCTTCGGGGCGTGGCTCTTCGGCTACGCCTCCGACAGAATTGGGAGGAAGAAGGCACTGATTCTGGCGGTCTCGACTTTCTCGCTCGGCTCAATAACCAGCGCCTTTGCCGCTAACCTCGACCAGCTCATAGCCCTCCGCTTCATTGTAGGCCTCGGCCTGGGCGGCTCCCTGCCGGTTGCGAGTTCATACTTCGCCGAGTTCATGCCCCGTTCGGTGAGGGGGGCGATGATTTCCATCCTCGAGAGCTTCTGGGCGGTAGGGACGATAATAATCGGCGTCGTTGCCCTTCTCGTCAAGGCGGACTGGAGGAGCATACTCCTCTTTGGAGGTGCAGTGGTGCTCCTCGTTCCGGTTCTCCTAACGCTGCCAGAGTCTCCGCGCTTTCTCCTGTCCAAGGGCCGTGTTAAGAACGCCGAGGAGACCCTCATGAAAATCTTCGGCGTCAAAGTGAAGCTTGAGAAGCCCGAAGCCGGCAGAAAAGTTTCAGTAGGGGATCTTTGGAGGCGCTACGGGAAGAGAACACTCATGCTGACCATCGCCTGGTTCAGCATAGCCTTCGCCTACTACGGGTTTTTCATCTGGCTCCCGAGGTTCCTCTCCGCCACCCTTGGAATAACGGTCTTCAGGAGCTTCCAGTACTTCATAGTAACGGCCATAGCCCAGCTCCCCGGCTACTGGAGTGCGGCTTACCTCCT belongs to Palaeococcus ferrophilus DSM 13482 and includes:
- the metG gene encoding methionine--tRNA ligase subunit beta, whose protein sequence is MELYDVNEFWKFDMRVGLVKRAERIKRTRKLIKLEVDFGNEERTIITGIADQYSPEELEGRKFVFVLNLKPKKLSGVESRGMLLLAESEDGRVYLLPIPEGVPVGTRVW
- the thrC gene encoding threonine synthase, which translates into the protein MLKCTSCGREYSMRKPHQRCECGEPLEFELMKGLPGIGRRVWERFSEFFPFELEPELSLGEGDTPLVKSKLSGELGVRLYLKNETLNPTWSFKDRGTYVGIHRALQLGFKRIGTVSTGNMAASVAAYGARAGLKTYLLVSSTIAEEKLKALAPYGAKVIKVRGDYGELYRRSLELGRERGIYFINSDDPFRVEGYKSISFEIVEELTPDYVIIPTSSGGLFRGIVKGFRELAESGLIDALPRFVVVQAEGCSPICRAFESGAERIERFENPRTMAHAIENPHPPSGNAVLRLLRELDGLCVSVKDEEILEAQRELGREGLFVQPASATVVAALRKLVESGVVEEGSRVLGILTGSGLKVLPREKAFGEEVDIKDLLRRADLW
- a CDS encoding protein-tyrosine phosphatase family protein yields the protein MWRHAVFVDENVAFSRRPREKEITEISKDFNAVVVLLEEDEFPYPLEEWEERGVDVLHSPIPDFTAPSIEQLLEILRWIDERTGEGKRVLIHCWGGLGRSGTVATAWLMYSQRLSLREALREVRKKRPGAVETREQMEVLEELENVLRGW
- a CDS encoding zinc ribbon domain-containing protein; its protein translation is MAELKFCPNCGHPVEPGDKYCANCGYHLEEAITRREITETPGEEYVIGGISSGDLRRGLLAGYSLYVTNMRVVGVKSKKAALLDFVKSGGLGAIPATVAEIKKDPNREKLLRELEKAKKDFELYKDNIVSIEIKKPGFIKAGHIIFRTRSGEEVKIQLLSSLGDREYKYLVELLKHFKPESLLLA
- a CDS encoding carbon-nitrogen hydrolase family protein; protein product: MRVVLIPMRVEDGNFESNWEEFKRRFDEALEYSPDFLVFPEYCLTGFEEWDFFGAELYDEILRRVSGLARENGVYVVFGLLEPYKHCVYNSALLIGRNGEVLLKHRKFQEPYKFCTGNTVKTAKTEFGKVSIIICGDLYNKRIAKWVRRKKPDFLFVPMEYSPEYGEPNEEDIEAMSERVRLLGVRTFIVNSYPPGGAWVFGNNGTLVAQSVGDTPLIFNLV
- a CDS encoding zinc ribbon domain-containing protein, which codes for MTHVPEEVTMGGFFKREEVVGKLVITPRAEVIGKVTDIAIGLDGRVGLNVRTKSGEEIIVTLDEVDAIEDVILLKLKKEGEVDVAKTKGKICPNCGKLNRETAKFCTNCGYPLEPESVESTAGVQDGLVGILCEIELSGISTDLKTFTTNKDSIKLGRKSLKDALAIFDRLPKAYPKGYEKKVKKQKALPLSLTIDRDEGTLFITLQFDGTYYVEVGVRALGEAIAVAPEARTDEVRELIHRFYSDPSFFKEVEEMIAEAKREQEKEREKNARSGRDLIL
- the speB gene encoding agmatinase yields the protein MLFGISGSNTPNLLLLGIRWDGSSSYRKGAREGPGAIREATSGELYNSYTENLVNLAEKWRYRDLGDVDGESFAEVLKKVRKLVGENYSGGRFLFLGGDHSITYATFRALREASGEEFGLIYFDAHPDLYPHYEGDPYSHACPVRRLVEEGWVKGENVVQVGIRAPTTEQLDFARREGIRIYSASDVWRGIEVEVPFERAYLSFDLDVLDPAFAPGVGNPEPGGLSTRELVEIIKSIDVEVVAFDVVELNPHYDVSNVTAFAAAKIIREVLGR